A DNA window from Aestuariispira ectoiniformans contains the following coding sequences:
- the feoB gene encoding ferrous iron transport protein B produces MTNLTIALAGNPNCGKTTLFNALTGRRQKVGNWPGVTVEKHWGQRADANGVVTVVDLPGLYSLNQATGADALDVKVTRDFLASNEFDILVNVVDASNLERNLLLTAELLDQGVPMMIALTKMDLVARRGMEIDLSALPRKSGCPIIALSALKNPDVTPLVTKARRMAKPIPDTSSQPAKAKGGAQQTEAHLKFARDAADAAIKTPANPAPSWSDRLDSIALHRIFGPIVFLGLIYLMFLMTINLGGAFIDFFDQAAAAIFVDGLGTLITALGLPDWLRVILADGIGGGIQVVATFIPIIGLLYLFLAFLEDSGYMARAACLMDRAMRRIGLPGKAFVPLIIGFGCNVPSIMATRTLERQRERVMTAMMAPFMSCSARLAVYALFVAAFFPTGGQNMVFALYLTGIAMAILTGLLLKKTLLPGESAPLALELPPYNLPHPKGLMISAWTRLRGFVMGAGKIIVIVVAILTVTNSLGRDGTFGHQDSESSVLSAVGQIITPLLHPLGIEQENWPAAVGVFTGVFAKESVVGTLDALYAGMADNPAEAVATAPFDLGNSLLAALQTIPENLQALATQFLDPLGVSIATTGQDGISAELALSDGTLGAMAARFDGQAGAFAYLLFILLYTPCVAALGAINRELGGRWTGFAIFWTTGTAFAVSTAFYQLARFGHHPLESGLWFAGIGAALAACYVALRRIGQNSSLDNLITPAPAPKRSSACGSCTKCS; encoded by the coding sequence ATGACAAACCTCACCATTGCGCTCGCAGGCAACCCCAACTGCGGCAAGACCACACTGTTCAATGCACTGACCGGACGACGGCAGAAGGTCGGCAACTGGCCCGGCGTCACCGTGGAAAAACACTGGGGGCAACGAGCAGACGCGAATGGTGTGGTCACAGTCGTCGATCTGCCGGGACTTTATTCCCTCAATCAGGCAACCGGGGCCGATGCACTTGATGTTAAGGTCACCCGCGATTTCCTGGCCTCCAATGAATTCGATATCCTGGTCAATGTTGTCGATGCCAGCAATCTGGAACGTAACCTGCTGTTGACGGCAGAACTTCTGGATCAGGGGGTGCCGATGATGATCGCACTCACGAAAATGGATCTGGTTGCGCGCCGGGGCATGGAAATCGACCTGTCTGCACTCCCCAGGAAGAGCGGCTGCCCCATTATCGCCCTGTCAGCCCTGAAGAACCCCGATGTGACGCCATTGGTCACCAAAGCGCGCCGCATGGCAAAGCCAATACCGGATACATCCTCTCAGCCCGCAAAGGCAAAAGGCGGGGCACAGCAGACGGAAGCGCACCTGAAATTCGCCCGGGACGCGGCTGACGCAGCCATTAAAACCCCGGCCAATCCGGCCCCCTCCTGGTCGGACCGGCTGGACAGCATTGCGCTGCATCGGATTTTTGGTCCAATAGTCTTTCTCGGCCTCATCTATCTGATGTTCCTCATGACCATAAACCTGGGCGGGGCCTTCATCGATTTCTTCGACCAGGCGGCGGCAGCAATTTTTGTTGATGGGCTGGGCACCCTCATCACCGCATTGGGCCTGCCGGACTGGCTGCGCGTGATCCTCGCTGATGGCATAGGCGGCGGCATCCAGGTGGTCGCAACCTTTATCCCGATCATCGGCCTGCTTTACCTGTTTTTGGCCTTTCTGGAGGATTCCGGCTATATGGCACGTGCCGCCTGTCTGATGGACCGGGCCATGCGCAGGATAGGCCTGCCGGGCAAGGCATTCGTGCCACTGATCATCGGCTTTGGCTGTAACGTACCGTCGATCATGGCAACCCGAACTCTGGAAAGGCAGCGGGAGCGGGTCATGACCGCCATGATGGCGCCTTTCATGTCCTGCAGCGCGCGACTGGCGGTTTACGCCCTGTTCGTGGCGGCCTTTTTTCCGACCGGCGGCCAGAATATGGTTTTCGCGCTTTATCTGACCGGCATTGCCATGGCCATCCTGACCGGCCTGTTGCTGAAAAAGACTTTGCTGCCGGGTGAAAGCGCCCCCCTGGCCCTCGAACTGCCCCCCTACAACCTGCCACACCCGAAAGGCCTGATGATCAGCGCCTGGACGCGGCTACGCGGCTTTGTCATGGGGGCGGGCAAAATCATCGTGATCGTTGTAGCAATCCTGACAGTGACTAACTCCCTGGGCCGGGACGGCACCTTCGGCCATCAGGATAGCGAAAGCTCCGTTCTGTCCGCTGTGGGGCAGATCATCACACCTCTACTTCACCCGTTGGGCATCGAACAGGAAAACTGGCCCGCCGCTGTCGGCGTCTTCACCGGTGTTTTCGCCAAGGAATCGGTGGTCGGCACATTGGATGCGCTTTACGCCGGGATGGCGGACAATCCCGCAGAAGCCGTTGCAACCGCCCCGTTCGACCTGGGCAACTCCCTTCTGGCAGCCTTGCAGACTATTCCTGAAAATCTGCAAGCCCTCGCCACACAGTTTCTGGACCCCTTGGGCGTAAGCATTGCTACGACGGGCCAGGATGGAATCTCGGCAGAACTGGCGCTGAGTGATGGAACACTGGGCGCGATGGCCGCCCGGTTTGACGGACAGGCAGGCGCCTTTGCCTATCTGTTGTTTATCCTGCTCTACACACCCTGTGTTGCGGCCCTGGGTGCAATCAACCGGGAGTTGGGCGGACGCTGGACCGGCTTTGCGATCTTCTGGACCACCGGCACGGCCTTTGCCGTCAGCACGGCCTTTTACCAACTGGCGCGCTTTGGTCACCACCCGCTGGAATCGGGCCTATGGTTCGCCGGTATCGG